A DNA window from Pseudomonas resinovorans NBRC 106553 contains the following coding sequences:
- the speB gene encoding agmatinase — MSDAKLKKDLIDGTLYDPQKRPRFNEIASFMRAPVAESLDGVDIGLIGVPFDGGTSFKPGARLGPRGIRQQSCLMRTRNHSSGIAPFEICNIFDLGDVYLEKMYNIEDAHRCIEHYYREICARNIMPLTVGGDHSITYPIFKSLAKDGPIGMVHIDAHTDTWDSLYGSKFFHGAPFRRAVEDGLLDPRRTIQIGIRGSEHSGTPNYSLECGMRVIFIDEFDELGVDGVLQEVRRVVGDGKTYVSFDVDGLDPAFAPGTGTPESGGISMREALRLIKGLRGLNLIGGDVVEVAPDLDPSGMTALNAATLMFEMLCVLADARANR, encoded by the coding sequence ATGTCTGATGCCAAACTCAAGAAAGACCTGATAGACGGGACACTGTATGACCCTCAGAAACGGCCGCGTTTCAACGAAATTGCAAGTTTCATGCGCGCGCCTGTGGCCGAATCGCTGGATGGCGTAGATATCGGCCTGATTGGTGTGCCATTTGACGGTGGAACTTCATTCAAACCCGGCGCGCGTCTGGGGCCTCGGGGGATTCGTCAGCAATCCTGCCTCATGCGGACCAGGAACCACTCTTCCGGCATCGCCCCATTCGAGATATGCAATATTTTCGATCTCGGCGATGTTTATCTCGAGAAGATGTACAACATCGAGGATGCCCATAGGTGCATCGAGCATTATTACCGCGAAATCTGCGCTCGAAACATCATGCCGCTAACAGTCGGTGGCGATCACTCCATCACCTATCCGATCTTCAAGTCCCTCGCGAAGGACGGGCCGATCGGCATGGTCCATATCGATGCCCACACCGATACCTGGGACAGCCTGTATGGCTCCAAATTCTTCCATGGCGCTCCGTTCAGGCGAGCGGTAGAAGACGGCCTGCTGGATCCCCGGCGCACCATTCAGATCGGCATTCGTGGGTCGGAACATTCCGGAACGCCCAACTACAGCCTGGAATGCGGCATGCGCGTGATCTTCATCGATGAGTTCGACGAACTGGGTGTGGATGGGGTCCTGCAAGAGGTGCGTCGTGTCGTTGGCGATGGAAAGACCTATGTCTCGTTCGACGTTGATGGCCTTGACCCTGCCTTCGCGCCTGGTACCGGGACACCTGAGTCAGGCGGAATCTCCATGAGGGAGGCCCTTCGGCTGATCAAAGGGTTGCGTGGGTTGAACCTGATCGGCGGTGACGTCGTCGAGGTCGCTCCGGACCTGGACCCTTCCGGCATGACGGCACTCAATGCCGCAACGCTCATGTTCGAGATGCTGTGTGTGCTTGCGGACGCCCGAGCCAACCGCTGA